One window of the Litorilinea aerophila genome contains the following:
- the thpR gene encoding RNA 2',3'-cyclic phosphodiesterase, with protein sequence MRTFIAIELPPAARAQVQRRQEQVRARLAAQGLADVFRWTPVEQMHLTLRFLGETTSAQQAQLAARLAAVVAGYGPFGLTVSGVGCFPRWQAPRVLWLGIQGASQALGALQAEVEQAAQEVGFVPEERPFSPHLTIARLQRQADRQAQRRAGEILAALAARGEPPGIPWPVQEIVHMRSDLRPGGPIYTVLGTFRLQAP encoded by the coding sequence ATGCGCACTTTCATCGCCATTGAACTGCCACCTGCCGCCCGGGCCCAGGTCCAGCGACGCCAGGAACAGGTCCGGGCCCGGTTGGCCGCCCAGGGGCTGGCCGACGTTTTCCGGTGGACGCCGGTGGAACAGATGCACCTGACCCTGCGCTTCCTGGGCGAGACCACGTCGGCCCAGCAGGCTCAACTGGCGGCTCGCCTGGCCGCGGTGGTGGCCGGGTATGGGCCCTTCGGGCTGACGGTGTCCGGGGTGGGCTGTTTTCCCCGCTGGCAGGCGCCCCGGGTGCTCTGGCTGGGCATTCAGGGCGCATCCCAGGCCCTGGGCGCGCTCCAGGCCGAAGTGGAACAGGCGGCCCAGGAGGTCGGCTTTGTCCCAGAGGAGCGTCCTTTTTCGCCCCACCTCACCATCGCCCGCCTCCAGCGGCAGGCGGACCGGCAGGCCCAGCGCCGGGCCGGCGAGATCCTGGCTGCCCTGGCCGCCCGGGGCGAGCCACCGGGCATCCCCTGGCCAGTGCAGGAGATCGTCCACATGCGCAGCGACCTGCGGCCCGGTGGCCCCATCTATACCGTGTTGGGGACCTTTCGCCTGCAGGCGCCGTAA
- a CDS encoding response regulator, giving the protein MEQPIRILVVDDHPIVREGLVAVLGTQPDLRVVGEADSGATAVARAAALAPDIVLLDLEMPDMDGVEVLAAMRARNPALRAIVFTAFDTDERILATVQAGAQGYLLKGAPREELFRAIRVVHQGGSLLQPVVASKLLRQVSAPSTSPLAEPLTAREMEVLEALGRGLQNKEIAAELTITERTVKFHVSAIMGKLGAGNRTEAVAIAAQMGLIKLA; this is encoded by the coding sequence ATGGAACAACCCATTCGTATCCTGGTGGTGGACGATCACCCCATCGTGCGGGAGGGGCTGGTGGCCGTCCTGGGCACCCAGCCCGATCTGCGGGTGGTCGGCGAAGCGGACAGCGGCGCTACGGCCGTGGCCAGGGCGGCAGCGCTGGCGCCGGATATCGTGTTGCTCGATCTGGAAATGCCCGACATGGACGGTGTAGAGGTCCTGGCGGCCATGCGGGCACGGAACCCGGCGCTGCGCGCCATCGTTTTTACAGCGTTCGACACCGACGAACGGATTTTGGCCACTGTGCAGGCCGGCGCCCAGGGCTACCTGCTCAAAGGTGCGCCCCGGGAAGAGCTGTTCCGGGCCATTCGGGTGGTCCACCAGGGGGGCTCACTGCTCCAGCCGGTGGTAGCCTCCAAGCTGTTGCGCCAGGTGAGTGCGCCCTCGACCTCACCCCTGGCCGAACCCCTCACCGCCCGGGAGATGGAGGTCCTGGAGGCTCTGGGACGGGGTCTCCAGAACAAGGAGATCGCGGCCGAGCTTACCATTACCGAGCGCACCGTGAAGTTCCACGTGAGCGCCATCATGGGGAAGCTGGGCGCGGGCAACCGGACCGAAGCCGTTGCCATTGCGGCCCAGATGGGGTTGATCAAACTCGCCTGA
- a CDS encoding TIGR02452 family protein: MTTPHQTRISRDLAREYGHQAVQILEAGQYVAPSGRTVQIGEQLERAVQGTVSYPPDVSLPEAQPGPHATRIQVINDSTLAAARLLLDEGHHPAALNFASANRPGGGFLNGALAQEEYLARSSGLYACLRDNPMYGFHRAQRNALYTDYVLYSPEVPVFRGDDGSLLEEPYTVGIITAPAVNARALRKYAPGRKKAILPAMWSRILKVLAVGLQHGHDSLVLGAWGCGAFGNDSRDIAPLFHRALTENFQGAYRRIIFAILDWSEEKRYIGPFEELFG, translated from the coding sequence ATGACCACGCCCCACCAGACCCGCATCTCTAGAGATCTCGCCAGGGAGTATGGGCACCAGGCCGTCCAAATCCTGGAAGCCGGCCAGTACGTTGCCCCCTCGGGCCGGACGGTGCAGATTGGGGAACAGCTGGAACGGGCTGTGCAGGGGACCGTTTCCTATCCGCCGGATGTCTCCCTGCCCGAGGCGCAGCCGGGCCCCCACGCCACCCGCATCCAGGTGATCAACGATAGCACCCTGGCGGCTGCCCGCCTGCTCCTGGACGAGGGCCATCATCCGGCTGCCCTCAACTTTGCCTCTGCAAACCGTCCAGGCGGCGGTTTTCTCAACGGCGCCCTGGCCCAGGAAGAGTACCTGGCCCGTTCCTCCGGCCTGTACGCCTGCCTCCGGGACAACCCCATGTATGGTTTCCACCGGGCCCAGCGCAACGCCCTATACACCGACTACGTCCTGTATTCGCCCGAGGTGCCGGTCTTTCGTGGGGACGACGGCTCCCTGCTGGAGGAGCCCTACACCGTCGGCATCATCACCGCACCGGCGGTCAACGCCCGGGCGCTGCGCAAGTATGCGCCAGGTCGCAAAAAGGCGATCCTGCCGGCCATGTGGAGCCGCATCCTCAAGGTGCTGGCGGTGGGGCTGCAGCACGGCCACGACAGCCTCGTGCTGGGCGCCTGGGGCTGTGGCGCCTTCGGCAACGACAGTCGGGACATTGCCCCCCTGTTCCACCGGGCGCTGACGGAGAATTTCCAGGGGGCCTACCGCCGCATCATCTTCGCCATCCTGGATTGGTCTGAGGAAAAGCGCTACATCGGGCCGTTTGAGGAATTGTTCGGGTGA
- a CDS encoding glutamate mutase L gives MSTATPSAERLTEGPTGPILILSVERGQLQAGLLVLASGTYQLVTQQRVARQAEIPVTEQLGELIQRLGEPLGCRLWDAERGQPWLHSDDPIRFPPLEQVAIAASLADHPRVHLISLTGHVSGAAALEALAESPAQLVGHTSLSPDLTSASLSQALAATRPDAVIIAGGYEQAGEGIRHSLRELCRLVGQALSQVPGVWRPAVLYAGASSVAQDAAGLLQTRNGVAVTVVENVAPGPGQIRTVGITAGLQQLYTRLSQARPGYPQLAQWASRRPAGSPARVLPVETAFVHLVQLWQLVQGLPRLHGVLCDEAGQSWRLHVWAEEERVTLRYVAAQTPLQALTGWPPVRLLCGNWPAAAGPAPAAAWWDPTRLAPAVACVGQIFPLVTVHVLTSSVWRQAQGENPLA, from the coding sequence ATGAGCACGGCAACACCGTCGGCGGAACGGCTGACCGAAGGGCCCACAGGCCCCATCCTGATCCTGTCTGTGGAACGCGGCCAGCTCCAGGCCGGGCTCCTGGTGCTGGCCAGCGGCACCTACCAGCTGGTGACCCAGCAGCGGGTGGCCCGACAGGCAGAGATCCCGGTGACCGAGCAACTGGGCGAGCTCATCCAGCGGCTGGGGGAACCCCTGGGATGCCGCCTCTGGGATGCAGAGCGGGGACAGCCCTGGCTGCACAGCGACGATCCCATCCGCTTTCCGCCCCTGGAGCAGGTGGCCATCGCCGCCAGCCTGGCCGACCATCCCCGGGTCCACCTGATCAGCCTAACCGGGCATGTCAGCGGCGCGGCCGCCCTGGAAGCCCTGGCTGAAAGCCCGGCGCAACTGGTGGGCCACACAAGCCTTTCCCCCGACCTGACGTCTGCCAGCCTGTCCCAGGCCCTGGCTGCCACCCGGCCGGATGCGGTTATCATAGCAGGCGGGTACGAACAGGCGGGGGAGGGAATCCGCCATTCCCTGCGGGAGCTCTGCCGCCTGGTGGGCCAGGCCTTGTCCCAGGTGCCGGGGGTCTGGCGGCCGGCCGTCCTCTACGCTGGCGCGAGCAGCGTTGCCCAGGATGCCGCCGGGCTACTGCAGACCCGCAACGGCGTCGCCGTGACTGTGGTGGAGAACGTGGCACCCGGGCCGGGCCAGATCCGGACGGTGGGGATCACCGCCGGTCTGCAGCAACTGTACACACGGCTGTCCCAGGCCAGGCCGGGCTATCCCCAGCTTGCCCAGTGGGCCAGCAGACGGCCAGCCGGTTCGCCGGCCCGGGTTCTTCCTGTGGAGACGGCCTTTGTGCATCTGGTGCAGCTCTGGCAGCTCGTCCAGGGGCTGCCTCGGCTCCACGGCGTTCTCTGCGATGAAGCCGGACAGAGCTGGCGTCTGCATGTTTGGGCAGAAGAGGAGCGGGTCACCCTCCGGTACGTGGCGGCGCAGACGCCGCTTCAGGCGTTGACGGGCTGGCCCCCGGTGCGCCTCCTCTGCGGGAACTGGCCAGCGGCTGCTGGGCCGGCACCGGCGGCAGCATGGTGGGATCCCACCCGGCTGGCTCCGGCCGTGGCCTGCGTGGGGCAGATCTTTCCCCTGGTCACCGTGCACGTGCTGACCAGTTCAGTCTGGCGTCAAGCCCAGGGGGAAAACCCGTTGGCGTGA
- a CDS encoding zinc ribbon domain-containing protein yields the protein MAIIRCPHCGTANRAGSNFCNRCGTNLREDEERPPDQARRPSRPEPPGAEPPPRPRLNLNQPWLESSPEEEKRSDTSPTAEEAQVEAEQEIPGGRRLITGIQGLLEPVRIADRLGEEAAPPATALPVSPIQALPPALDRQLRAILSGEPRPSGRQETETPAAMPSLHRRWLFFTILAVVLGSLLASGRPEAVQPQEWPGVAAAYAAVEALPPDAPVLVLWAYDPATGGELNLVARPVVQHLLERGARLAVVSLLPGGPPSATRVIEQALQTLRRDASRLTRPEGRLLGEPLFLSGGLAALPLAGQELTALLPGVWPEAGGRPTPPALGIVLAAQTEDVQQWLEQIQPRNGVPLVAATSAAADPLLRPYLDSGQLVGLVSGYDGAYSYANLYARTRLLAESPALAPQIRGQRGAYLAMLAVLALGNLAALVGRETGT from the coding sequence ATGGCCATTATTCGCTGTCCCCACTGTGGCACTGCCAACCGAGCTGGATCTAACTTCTGCAATCGCTGCGGCACCAACCTGCGGGAGGATGAAGAACGCCCCCCAGACCAGGCCCGGCGACCGTCCAGGCCTGAACCACCGGGCGCCGAGCCGCCCCCGCGCCCCCGGCTCAACCTGAACCAGCCCTGGCTGGAAAGCAGCCCGGAAGAGGAGAAAAGGTCGGACACCTCGCCCACAGCCGAGGAGGCGCAGGTCGAAGCTGAACAGGAAATCCCGGGTGGCCGGCGCCTGATCACCGGCATCCAGGGGTTGTTAGAACCGGTGCGAATCGCAGATCGGCTGGGCGAGGAGGCTGCCCCCCCAGCCACCGCGCTACCCGTTTCCCCCATCCAGGCGTTGCCGCCAGCCCTGGATCGGCAACTGCGGGCTATCCTGTCGGGGGAGCCTCGGCCCAGCGGCCGGCAGGAAACGGAGACGCCAGCCGCCATGCCCTCGCTGCACCGGCGCTGGCTCTTCTTCACCATCCTGGCCGTGGTCCTGGGCTCCCTGTTGGCGAGCGGCCGTCCCGAGGCGGTCCAGCCGCAGGAGTGGCCTGGGGTGGCCGCAGCCTACGCCGCAGTGGAGGCCCTGCCCCCGGATGCGCCGGTGTTGGTGCTCTGGGCCTACGATCCGGCTACCGGCGGCGAGCTAAATCTGGTGGCGCGGCCGGTGGTGCAACACCTGTTGGAGCGGGGCGCCCGGCTGGCCGTGGTGAGCCTGCTGCCGGGCGGGCCGCCCAGCGCCACCCGGGTCATCGAGCAGGCGCTGCAGACCTTGCGCCGGGATGCCAGCCGGCTGACCCGGCCCGAGGGCAGGCTGCTGGGCGAGCCGCTCTTCCTCTCCGGTGGCCTGGCCGCCCTGCCCCTGGCAGGTCAGGAGCTGACAGCTCTGCTGCCGGGCGTGTGGCCTGAAGCCGGGGGCAGGCCCACCCCGCCGGCCCTGGGGATCGTCCTGGCGGCCCAGACGGAGGATGTGCAGCAATGGCTGGAGCAGATCCAGCCCCGCAACGGAGTGCCCCTGGTGGCGGCGACCAGCGCGGCAGCCGATCCGCTGCTGCGCCCCTACCTGGACAGCGGCCAGCTGGTGGGGTTGGTGAGCGGCTACGACGGCGCTTACAGCTATGCGAATCTGTATGCCCGAACACGCCTGCTGGCGGAATCCCCCGCCCTGGCCCCGCAGATCCGCGGCCAGCGGGGGGCCTATCTGGCCATGCTGGCCGTGCTGGCCCTGGGAAACCTGGCTGCCCTGGTCGGCCGGGAGACGGGAACCTGA
- a CDS encoding glycosyltransferase family protein: MKTETDVWDALWRRVRMRVDPYLLLLLGLSLFALSPLTAPGYFYEAHDGRHSVFYLLMFDASIRDGALWPRWAMHHIQGYGYPTFILQAPLGFYLGELFILLGAGYTLAAKLTWAVGFLAGAWGIYRLLCHWLESSLGGERPANQMAVRLAGVVAGLLYVYAPYHLVDIYVRAALNDSLLLGWFPWVFLAFDRLIALGDAPGWPRRLALAILALGGVLLTHTFALLSFLPLLMTFVLFRLGMLWLSPANRKLAPFLLAGAAGVGGLLLTGTFLLPLLAEGPYLQQQVYVTNTYDFRNHFIQLGQYFSPFWGYGYSDDPQGANDGMSFQVGLVPLVMMFVSVTLLWRRKELGRETLGLLVYLLAVTVGLLFVMTPWAAPLWEAFPPLAVIQFPWRLLALVVFTSSALGGLVVWRLASDYMSYSEEARGGVLVLGLLVAFASYSYVYAQLQPVEPWREDGRAVYRFEEEHPDMIAYTQWVQEPFTQSPMSPDYAAEDYREDYSENGRLTRLSIVQGSGEVVSQYSRGSSAGGVVRLDGPATVRIHLLYFPGWQVWVDGMLVPHRVSDPYGLIEVDVPAGEHRIDVRMGATPARRLGTLLSWGMVLVVLGLWWWPRQ, from the coding sequence GTGAAGACTGAAACGGATGTGTGGGACGCCCTCTGGCGCCGGGTGCGGATGCGGGTGGATCCGTACCTGCTTCTTCTGCTGGGGCTCAGCCTCTTTGCCCTGTCTCCCCTGACGGCACCGGGCTATTTTTACGAAGCCCACGACGGCCGCCACAGCGTTTTCTACCTGCTGATGTTCGATGCCTCCATCCGGGATGGCGCCCTGTGGCCCCGGTGGGCCATGCATCACATTCAGGGCTACGGCTACCCCACCTTCATCCTCCAGGCGCCCCTGGGCTTCTACCTGGGGGAGCTGTTCATCCTGTTGGGCGCGGGCTACACCCTGGCGGCCAAGCTGACCTGGGCGGTGGGGTTTCTGGCCGGCGCCTGGGGCATCTACCGGCTCCTCTGCCACTGGCTGGAGTCATCCCTGGGTGGGGAACGACCGGCCAACCAGATGGCTGTCCGCCTAGCAGGGGTGGTGGCCGGCCTGCTCTACGTTTATGCGCCCTATCACCTGGTGGACATCTACGTGCGGGCGGCGCTGAACGACTCCCTGCTGCTGGGGTGGTTTCCCTGGGTCTTCCTGGCCTTCGACCGGCTCATCGCCCTGGGCGATGCCCCCGGCTGGCCGCGACGGCTGGCCCTGGCCATCCTGGCCCTGGGCGGTGTGCTGTTGACCCATACCTTCGCCCTGTTGTCGTTTCTGCCCCTGCTGATGACCTTTGTGCTCTTCCGGCTGGGGATGCTCTGGCTGAGCCCCGCCAACCGGAAGCTGGCGCCATTCCTGCTGGCCGGCGCGGCCGGGGTGGGTGGCCTGTTGCTCACCGGCACCTTCCTCCTGCCCCTGCTGGCCGAGGGCCCCTACCTCCAGCAGCAGGTCTACGTCACCAACACCTACGACTTCCGCAACCACTTCATCCAGCTCGGCCAGTACTTCAGCCCCTTCTGGGGCTATGGCTACTCCGACGATCCCCAGGGGGCCAATGACGGCATGAGTTTTCAGGTGGGCCTGGTGCCCCTGGTGATGATGTTTGTGTCCGTCACCCTGCTCTGGCGACGGAAGGAGTTGGGGCGGGAGACCCTGGGGCTGTTGGTCTACCTGCTGGCGGTGACCGTCGGCTTGCTGTTTGTCATGACGCCGTGGGCAGCGCCCCTCTGGGAGGCCTTCCCCCCCCTGGCGGTGATCCAGTTCCCCTGGCGGCTGCTGGCTCTGGTGGTGTTCACGAGCAGCGCCCTGGGCGGCCTGGTGGTCTGGCGGCTGGCCAGCGACTACATGAGCTACAGCGAGGAGGCCCGGGGCGGTGTGCTGGTTCTGGGGCTGCTGGTGGCCTTTGCCAGCTACTCGTACGTCTACGCGCAGTTACAGCCGGTGGAACCCTGGCGGGAGGATGGCCGCGCGGTCTATCGCTTCGAAGAGGAGCACCCGGACATGATCGCGTACACCCAGTGGGTCCAGGAGCCCTTCACCCAATCGCCCATGAGCCCGGACTACGCCGCGGAGGACTACCGGGAGGACTACAGCGAAAACGGCCGCCTGACCCGCCTGAGCATCGTCCAGGGTAGCGGGGAAGTGGTGAGCCAGTACAGCCGCGGCTCCAGCGCAGGTGGCGTGGTGCGCCTGGATGGCCCGGCCACGGTGCGCATCCATCTCCTCTATTTCCCCGGCTGGCAGGTCTGGGTGGACGGTATGCTGGTGCCCCATCGGGTCTCGGATCCCTACGGGCTTATCGAGGTGGATGTGCCGGCAGGCGAACACCGGATCGACGTGCGCATGGGCGCCACTCCGGCCCGCCGGCTGGGCACGCTCCTCTCCTGGGGGATGGTGCTGGTGGTGCTGGGGCTGTGGTGGTGGCCACGCCAGTAG
- a CDS encoding thioredoxin family protein yields MPVGEDQASGVTALPLRGEALAFTMALTPAEYLSQDTCAGRAIHSRLQEVRLLPEDQHFFNAYPDVLHWIALVSEDTPDTAIVLPIWMRLAQCSPRIDLRIWRDTDDLSLLAPLVDDLDLTEDLADVELPLLLLFDEEWQYQDRWGPHPQAAEPYLEAWLERHPEYETLAEDESAEAQDAYGHLLDCLTWEMRVWYNSGLNHACVAEIRSLLESWQSTAEEEGEDGTAEDPSG; encoded by the coding sequence ATGCCTGTGGGAGAAGATCAGGCTTCGGGCGTCACCGCCCTGCCCCTGCGAGGGGAAGCGCTGGCGTTCACCATGGCCCTGACGCCGGCAGAATATCTGTCCCAGGATACCTGCGCCGGCCGGGCAATCCACAGCCGCCTGCAGGAGGTTCGCCTCCTGCCCGAGGATCAGCACTTCTTCAACGCTTATCCGGATGTCCTCCACTGGATTGCCCTGGTCTCCGAGGACACGCCGGATACGGCCATCGTGCTCCCCATCTGGATGCGGCTGGCCCAGTGCTCGCCCCGCATCGACCTGCGCATCTGGCGGGACACAGACGATCTCTCCCTGCTGGCGCCCCTGGTCGACGACCTGGACCTGACGGAGGATCTGGCCGATGTAGAGCTGCCCCTGCTGCTCCTTTTCGATGAAGAGTGGCAATATCAGGACCGGTGGGGGCCCCATCCCCAGGCCGCTGAACCATATCTGGAAGCATGGTTGGAGCGTCATCCAGAATATGAGACCCTGGCGGAGGATGAGTCGGCTGAAGCCCAGGATGCCTATGGCCATCTGCTGGACTGCCTCACCTGGGAGATGCGGGTCTGGTACAATAGTGGCCTCAACCATGCCTGCGTGGCGGAGATCCGCTCCCTCCTGGAAAGCTGGCAATCGACCGCCGAAGAGGAGGGCGAAGATGGGACGGCGGAAGATCCGTCTGGGTGA
- a CDS encoding DUF3048 domain-containing protein, translating to MFRTFPFSLRSMALGLGVILALFLSSACGSTGPEPTPTPTKTPLPAEPQAAVQPASAAPAASPTPQPAAVLPTATPTPVPANIAPYSGLPAENEEFLHRRPIFICINNDPVGRSAHHGLSLADLVYEYIVDGFTMTRITAMYQSRSASRVGPVRSARLPNIWMTYMYDGVLACSGGSDEVRYLLKNEVGFPYLDADVDDPSNSVYFQSIGNDYRTRLQTSTDGVRRWLADQGLTKEWSRPGFEFSPEPPPGAAGTATVIRIPYPGGNQVEWRYDASQGGYLRFQGGQQQFDPATNQPILAQNVIVIVANHRLTDIVEDSLGTRSVDIELYGFGDFRIFRDGQVYEGTWRADPENPPRWLGPGEVVVKLKPGQSWIQVIRELGEVTYQ from the coding sequence ATGTTTCGAACCTTCCCTTTTTCGCTACGATCCATGGCCCTGGGCCTGGGGGTGATCCTGGCCCTCTTTCTGAGCAGTGCCTGTGGAAGTACCGGCCCGGAACCGACACCCACCCCGACCAAGACGCCCCTGCCCGCAGAGCCCCAGGCAGCCGTCCAGCCCGCCAGCGCCGCCCCCGCGGCCTCCCCCACGCCCCAGCCGGCAGCCGTTTTGCCCACGGCCACGCCCACCCCTGTGCCCGCCAACATCGCCCCTTACTCCGGCCTGCCGGCTGAGAATGAAGAATTCCTGCACCGCCGGCCCATTTTCATCTGCATCAACAACGATCCCGTCGGCCGCAGCGCCCACCATGGGCTCAGCCTGGCCGACCTGGTCTACGAGTACATCGTGGATGGCTTCACCATGACCCGCATCACGGCCATGTACCAGAGCCGCAGCGCGTCCCGGGTGGGGCCGGTGCGGTCGGCGCGGCTGCCCAACATCTGGATGACCTACATGTACGACGGCGTGCTGGCCTGCTCGGGCGGCAGCGATGAGGTCCGCTACCTGCTCAAGAACGAAGTCGGCTTCCCCTACCTGGATGCCGATGTGGACGATCCCTCCAATTCGGTCTATTTCCAGAGCATCGGCAACGACTATCGCACCCGGTTGCAGACCAGCACCGACGGCGTTCGGCGCTGGTTGGCGGACCAGGGCCTGACCAAGGAGTGGAGCCGGCCGGGCTTTGAATTCAGCCCGGAGCCGCCACCTGGCGCCGCCGGCACTGCCACCGTTATCCGCATTCCCTACCCGGGCGGTAACCAGGTGGAGTGGCGCTACGACGCCAGCCAGGGCGGCTATCTGCGCTTCCAGGGTGGGCAGCAGCAGTTCGACCCGGCCACCAATCAGCCCATCCTGGCCCAGAATGTGATCGTCATCGTGGCCAACCATCGTCTGACCGACATTGTGGAAGACAGCCTGGGCACCCGCAGCGTGGACATCGAACTCTACGGCTTTGGCGACTTCCGCATCTTCCGGGATGGCCAGGTCTACGAGGGGACCTGGCGAGCCGATCCCGAAAACCCGCCCCGCTGGCTGGGGCCGGGTGAAGTCGTTGTGAAGTTGAAGCCAGGCCAGAGCTGGATCCAGGTAATCCGGGAGTTGGGCGAAGTTACCTACCAGTAG
- a CDS encoding serine hydroxymethyltransferase produces MSITSSLQTGNQAEHTSPLAFDAWTDTPDPREILAEQDPEIYEAIELERKRQFSGIELIASENYVSPAVLAAMGSVLTNKYAEGYPGKRYYGGCEFVDIAERIAIERAKAIFGAEHANVQPHSGAQANEAVYLALLKPGDTVLALKLDHGGHLSHGFHLNSSGKLYNFQHYGVDRETERIDYDNLQRMAEELRPKLIVAGASAYPRFFDFPRLREIADSVGAKLMMDMAHVAGLIAAGLHPDPVPYCDVVTSTTHKTLRGPRGGLILCRAEYAREIDRAVFPGTQGGPLMHIIAAKAVSFGEALRPEFKAYQQQVVANAQALARSLQEEGLRIVSGGTDNHLMLVDLSVLNSEEITGKAVEKALDNAGIHCNKNMIPFDPRPAMVTSGIRLGTPAATTRGLGEAEFTQIGRWIAAIARDPQNQALQEQTRAQVLEMASRFPVPA; encoded by the coding sequence ATGAGTATCACATCATCATTACAAACGGGCAACCAGGCGGAACACACGTCGCCCCTTGCCTTTGACGCCTGGACCGACACCCCCGATCCCCGGGAGATTTTGGCCGAACAGGATCCGGAAATCTACGAGGCCATCGAGCTGGAGCGCAAACGCCAGTTCAGCGGCATCGAGTTGATCGCCAGCGAGAACTATGTCTCCCCGGCCGTGCTGGCAGCCATGGGCAGTGTCCTGACCAACAAATACGCGGAAGGTTATCCGGGCAAGCGCTACTACGGCGGCTGTGAATTTGTGGACATCGCCGAGCGCATCGCCATTGAACGGGCCAAGGCCATCTTTGGCGCCGAACACGCCAACGTCCAGCCCCACTCCGGCGCCCAGGCCAACGAAGCGGTCTACCTGGCCCTGTTGAAGCCCGGTGACACGGTGCTGGCCCTCAAACTGGACCACGGCGGCCACCTCAGCCACGGCTTCCACCTGAACAGCTCCGGCAAGCTGTACAACTTCCAGCACTATGGCGTGGACCGGGAAACCGAGCGCATCGACTACGACAACCTGCAGCGGATGGCCGAGGAGCTGCGGCCCAAACTGATCGTGGCCGGCGCCAGCGCCTACCCCCGCTTCTTTGACTTCCCCCGGCTGCGGGAGATTGCGGACAGCGTGGGGGCCAAGCTGATGATGGACATGGCCCACGTGGCCGGGTTGATCGCCGCGGGGCTGCACCCCGATCCGGTGCCCTACTGCGACGTGGTGACCTCCACCACCCACAAGACCTTGCGAGGGCCCCGGGGTGGGCTGATCCTCTGCCGGGCCGAATACGCGCGGGAGATCGACCGGGCTGTCTTCCCTGGCACCCAGGGCGGCCCCCTGATGCACATCATCGCGGCCAAGGCAGTCAGCTTCGGCGAGGCCCTGCGGCCCGAGTTCAAGGCCTATCAGCAGCAGGTGGTGGCCAACGCCCAGGCCCTGGCCCGCTCCCTGCAGGAGGAGGGGCTGCGCATCGTCAGCGGCGGCACCGATAACCACCTGATGTTGGTGGACCTGAGCGTGCTGAATTCAGAGGAGATCACAGGCAAGGCGGTGGAAAAGGCGCTGGACAACGCAGGCATCCACTGCAACAAGAACATGATCCCCTTCGACCCCAGACCCGCCATGGTGACCAGCGGCATCCGGCTGGGCACGCCGGCCGCCACCACCCGGGGGCTGGGCGAGGCCGAATTCACCCAGATCGGCCGCTGGATTGCGGCCATTGCCCGAGACCCCCAGAACCAGGCCCTCCAGGAGCAAACCCGGGCCCAGGTGCTGGAGATGGCCAGCCGTTTCCCCGTCCCCGCCTGA